A window of Devosia chinhatensis genomic DNA:
CGCGGCGCTCCGTGCGCTCGTCACGGGCCGGCATCGGCACGCCTGCCATGCCCGCGAGCTTTTCCACCGCCTCGGGAAAGCTCATCCCGGCCTTTTCAGTCAGGAACCGGAAATGATCGCCCGATGCACCGCAGCCGAAACAATGATAGATGCCGCGCCGGTCATCGGCGTGAAAGCTCGGGCTTTTTTCGGCATGGAACGGGCAGCATGCCCACATGTCGCCCTTGCCGGGCTGGCTCTTGCGCTTGTCCCACAGCACATGCTCGCCGACCACCTGCGTGATCGGCAGGCGCTGACGGATTTCATCCAGGAACTGATCGGTAAAGCGCATGTATGTTATCTAGGCATTCACCGACCGTAAGTCACGAACAAGGAACTTATCCACACCCATGCCGCAGACGAAGATGCCCCCCGCCGTCCTGCTGATCCTGACCGCCGGCCCTGCTTTGGCCATCGGCATGACGCTGTGGATCGTCAATGATCTGGTGCCCGCTTGCGACGTGACCGAACATCAGCGCCTGGCCGCGCCTGATGGCCAGTTCGACCTGGTCACGTTCTCGCGCCAGTGCGGCGACAGCACCGATGCCAATATGCAGGCAGCCTTGGTCCCGCCGGACGAGCCTGTTCCGTTCGATGCAGCGAGCTTCGTCTCGGTCGGTGCCGAGGCGAATCTGCAACCGCGCTGGGAGGGGCCCGACAGTGTCGAACTCACCCTGCCCCAAGACGCTGAAATTTACCGCCGAGACGAGACTGTCGCCGGCATCAACGTCCTTTACCGCTGATCGCAATCCTTTTTCTCCCGCACCATCTTCCGTGTGAGCATGACCGAACTGACGACGCCTGTTCCGACCACGAATGCCGATCCCACCTCTCCGTTTCGCTGGCGGCGTGTTCTCTGGCGCACCATCCGGTCCATGGCGCGCATGGAAATGGCGATGAATTGCGCCGGCATCGCCTATTTCGGCTTTCTGTCCCTGTTTCCCGCGGCCAGCGCCATCATTATCCTCGTCGGCCTGCTCATGCCCGTCGAATTCATGGCCGACATGGTCCAGAAACTCGATGGGATCGTGCCCGAAATGGTGCGCCAGACCATTGCCAATCAGCTCAGCAACCTTGCCGACCAGTCCAATACCGGCCTCGGCATCGGCCTTGCCCTTTCGCTGGTCATCGCCGCCTGGAGTGGATCGCGCGGCATCGCGGCCCTGATGTTCGCCATATCGCGCACACGCTCGCAGGATGAAAAGCGCAGCATCCTCGCGGCCATAGCCATGTCGATGCTCGTGACCTTCATCGCCGGGATCACGATGATCGTCATCCTGGCCCTCGTGGCTGGTCTTCCGGCCTTCTTTGGCGCCGTGCCCTTCATCAGTGCCGACCAGGCCCTGATTCTCACCCTGCGCTGGCCGCTCTTGCTGGTCCTGGGTGTCGGCGCCATAGCCGCCTTTTACCGCTACGCTCCCGACCGGCGTTTCAAACGCGCCAAATGGATCTGGCCGGGCGCCCTGCTGGCCACGTCCCTCTGGCTCGCCGCCTGTGCCATTTTCTCGTTCTATGTCGAGCAGCTGGGCAATTTCGAAGCGACGTTCGGATCGCTGGCTACCGCCATCGTTCTGCTGCTCTGGATTTACAATTCAGCGCTGATCATGGTGCTTGGCGCCACGTTCAATGCCGAACTGCAACGGGAAACCGAACGCAGTCGCCCCGCTAGCGCGTGAGCTGCCGGATCAGCGCCACCTCGTCGTCGCGATAAGGCATGCCGTCCGGGTGAAACACATCGTGGAACCAGGGTTCTGGCATGGCCTCGACATAGGGATTGGCCCAGCTATCCCAAGGATAGAGCGTCTGCGAGCGACCCGCGACGAGGCCCCAGCAATAGCAGGCGATCTTCTCGCGCTTGGCGATAGGGAGGATGCCTTCGAACGTGCTGCCCGGCTTGCGCGCCATGAACTCGGTGAGCAAGAGGGGCCGGTCCCTGGGCAGGTCCGCGATCTTGGCCTCGAAAGCCTCGGGAGCCTGGTAGTCGTGGAAGCTGATGACGTCGGAATTCTCGATCTGGATGCGCGCATGCGGATCGTCATAGAGCGTCTTGCCGGCCCAGACCCCGGAGGTGAGCGGCTGCATCGGCGCAGCGCGCCGGGCCCACGAAAAGACCTGGGGCAGCAGGTCAGTCACCAGAGCCCGCTTGTTCTCCAATTCCTCGAAGCGGCCGCCATTGAGGTTGCTCGGTTCGTTCCACACATCCCAGACGATAACCCGTTCGTCTGCCCCAAAGCTCGAGACCACATCCTCCACATAGCCTTCGAGGCGCCCGTACTGGTTGGGATCGGCAAGAGCGCGACCCGGCCCCTGCACCCATTGGGAATTGTGCACGCCCGGCCGCGGCTCGGGCTGCTTTCCCAAGGCGACGTCGGGGTTCCAGACCGAGTCGAACAGCACCAGCATCGTTCTGATCCCCTTGGCCTGCGCGATATCGAGATAACGGGAAATCTGCCCCTTGAACCCTTCTGCATCCTCAGCCCAGAGCAGGTCATGCAGAAACACGCGCATGCTGTTCATGCCCAGCTCTGCCGCCCAGCCCAGTTCGCGTTCGATCAGTGCAGGATCGAATGTCTCCGCCTGCCACATCTCCAATTGGTTGGAAGCGCTCGAGGGCACGAAATTGGCGCCCACGAGCCAGGGCTGGCGGGCATACCATTCATTTGCCCTCTCCGCGCTCCAGCGCCCGGGCACCGACTGGTCAACCATGACGTCCTCCCTGAAAAGTTCAGGCCTTGCTGGCCTGATAGAGCCGCCAGGCCCACCCGAAAAGACCGATCGAAAAGGCGATCAGCAGGATTCCGCCCACGATCATGCCGATGGAGGCGCTGAGCAGTGGAAAGAGCAGGAAGACCAAACCGAGCAGGATGTAGGACAGCCCGGACAGCACCACCGGCCAGATGCGCGCATAACTGTCGCGCTCCCGCACGATGACCACGATCTGCATCGCTCCCACGATGATCGCGGCAATGCCGACCAGCGACGACAGGAAGGTCACCGTGAACACCGTAGCCAGGAACGGACTGATCAGGATCACGATTCCCAGGATCAGCGAGGCGGCATTGGCCACCACGTCGAACCAGTAATTGCCCGACTTGCCACCCCCGAAGGTAAGGCTCCACAATCCAAGGGCTCCATCGATGAGCAGGAGAATGCCGCCGAAGAGCACCAGAACGGCCAGCGCCTCGAGGGGCCAGATCGCCGCATAAAGACCGGCGATCAGCATGAGGACGCCGCGCAGGGCCGTCGCCAGGGCAAAGCGCCGCTTGGTTTGAGAAGAAACCGCCATTCCCCGTCTCCTTGCGAGCGCACTGCGCTCTCTTGCGACACCGAGCCTATCCCTGTCGGAGAGTCGCGCCAACACCCTCGGTGCTATAGTTTTTCTAAAGCGATGAGCGCATTTTGTGCATTGCCCCGCCCGGGCCGGCATGGAATGTGGCCCTTCCAGTTTCTTCCGGTTCCGGTGCCCTCTTGTCCTTGCCCTTGCTCGCGCTTTTTCTTGCCGCCTTCGCTTTCGGTACGGCCGAGTTCGTTATCGCCGGCGTCCTGCCCGATGTCGCACTGGGTCTGGGCGTTTCCATCCCCGTCGCCGGGTTCCTCGTGTCCGGCTATGCCCTGGGCATCGCCCTGGGTGGCCCGCTCCTGACCCTGGCCACCCGGAGCATGAACCGCAAGCTGCTCGTGATCGTCCTCGGTCTGGGCTTCACCTTCGGCCAAGCTCTCTGCGCTCTTGCGCCCAATTTCGAACTGCTCATGGCAGCCCGTGTCTTCGTCTCGGCCCTGCACGGCAGCTATTTCGGCATCGCCTTCATTCTCGCCACGGCCATTGTGCCACCGGAGCGTCGCGGCTTTGCCATGGCGCTGATCCTGGCCGGTCTGACGGTTTCCAACATCCTCGGCGTGCCGGGGGGCACGGCCATTGGCAATGCCCTGGGCTGGCGCGCCACCTTCTGGGCCGTCGGTGCGCTCGGCCTCGTTGCGACGCTTATCATCGCCATCTGGCTGCCCGCGGATGCCGGGCGCTCTGCGGCCAGAAATGGTTTCCGCCGCGAATTCTCCGCGCTGGGCCGGCAGCAGGTGTTCACCGGCATCCTGATCGCAATCCTCGTGATGATCGGCCAGTATAGTCTCTTCACCTACATTGCGCCGCTCCTGCTCACCGTGACCGGGCTTAGCACCGAAATCATTCCCCTCATTCTGCTGCTTTACGGCATCGGCTCGACGATCGGCGTCTTCATCGGCGGCCGCCTGGCCGACTGGCGGCTCATGCCCTCGCTGATCGCGGTGCTCGCCATCCAGGTCCTGCTCTTCATCGCCCTCTTCTATGCAAGCGCCGATCCGGTCCTGATGTCGATCGTGGTCGTGCTATGGGGTGGCGCCAACTTTGCCTTCGGCTCACCACTGCAATCGCGCATGCTCATGTGGGCTGCCGATGCCCCCAATCTCACCTCGGCGTTGATCCCCACCGGCTTCAACATCGGCATCGCCATCGGCGCGATCCTGGGCGCAGCCCTGCTCGATGCCGGTTGGAATTACCAATATCTGCCCCTGATCGGCGCTGCATCCCTCGCTATAGCCGTCGTCATCGCCTCGATTTCTGCGATCCAGGAAAAGCGCAGTGGTCAACGCCCACCCCTCGCCGGACCGGCCATTGCGGTCTGACGAAAGGGCGAACTTATTCATTCAATTTGAACGCCGGTGTAAGGGAACCTTCGGACTTTCGTCTTAAGAGGACGCCACAAGGAACCGTCGGACGAGGGGCGCGGGAACAATGCTGGATAATGCCTCACTGATGGTCGGCATCGCCTTTTCCAGCGCATCCCTCATGGCAGCCCTGTTGATCGGCTGGCTCAATTCCCGCCAGGAATCCTACCTCGTTCACGGCGCCTCGGGCATCGGGCTGATCGTGCTCGGCGTTGGCATCATGGCGTTTAGGAGCGATCAGTACAATCTGCTCGTCACCCTCGTGCCCTATTCGCTGCTGATCATTGCTTTCACGCTGATCTATTCCGCCTCCCGTCTCTTTCGCACCGCCCGGCCGCGCCGCTGGCCGATATGGATGATTGGCGGCCTGTCTCTGGTGGCCCTGCACGTTTCGTTTCTGCTCGGCTATTCGGGCATTGGCACCATCGTGCTCAATCTTTCCGCCGGCATCATCATGCTGCTCTGCGCCCGTGAATACTGGGTGGGCCGCCGGGAGGCGCCGGTTGCACTCAGCGCCAACACTTTCGTCTACGGTCTCACCGCCCTCTCCTTCCTCGCCTGTGCCGCCGTTCTGCTTTGGGAACAGTCCTGGGTGTTGACCGCGCCGGCCGACAATTGGGCCGAGGACTTCAACTCGATCATGTCTCTGGTGGGCCTGACCGGCATCGGCGCCATCACGCTGACTCTGCATCATGCACGCGCCGCGCGACGCCATCGCGACGAAGCCAACACCGATGCCCTCACCGGCGTGCTCAATCGCAGGGCGCTCTTCGCCCGTTTTCCAGAAATCGACACGGTCCACCGCGTCGCCGTCATCATGTTCGATCTCGACCACTTCAAGCAGATCAACGACCGCATGGGCCACGCGCATGGTGACCTGGTGCTTCAGGAATTTGCCCAGATCCTGAAGGCCCATCTGCGCGATCGCGATGTCATCGCTCGCCTCGGCGGAGAAGAATTCTGCGCTATCCTGCCGGGCCTTGACCAGGAGCAGGCCCGCCACGCCGCCGAGCGGGTACGCCTGGCCTTTGCTGCGCTCGACATGCCGATCGGCGTCGAGGGCGGTGTGGCAACGGTCAGCGCCGGCCTCTCCATCGGCGGGGGTACCGAGACGTTTTCATCGGCTCTCAGCCGCGCCGACGACGCGCTCTACAAGGCCAAGCATGCCGGGCGCAACCAGGTTCAGCTGGCCACGCTCCGGCTGGTTGCCTGATCAGGCGCTCAGCGCCTGCCGAACCTGTCCACTCACCTTGCCGAAATCGATCCGGCCCGGGTAATCGGCCTTGAGCTGGGCAATTACCTTGCCCATGTCCTTGGGGCCTTCCGCGCCCGTGGCCGCAATGGCAGCGGTGATGGCAGCGGCAACTTCCTCCTCGCTCAGTCCCTTGGGCAGGAATTCGTTGAGAATGTCGATCTCTTCCTTTTCCACAGTGGCCAGGTCCGCCCGGCCAGCCTGGGCATAGATGGCAAAGCTCTCTTCGCGCTGCTTCACCATTTTCTGAACCATGGCCAGGATCTCGTCATTGGTGGCCGGGCCCTTGCCCTCGCCGCGATTGGCAATGTCGCGGTCCTTGATGGCGGCATTGATGGACCGCAAGGTGGCGGTGCGCCGCTGGTCGCGGGCTTTCAATGCCTGCTTGAGCCCCTCGCTGATGTCTTCACGCATGTCTGTCGGCTCCTTGCTATGCACGATGTCGCCCCCATATAGGCAAGAAACGCGGGCTGCGCCACTTGCGCTGCCCGTCCGGGCCTTCTAAGAGGAGGCCTCAACCGACATCATCGCTGCGACAGTGAGGCAGGCTCCCGCCTCCGCTCTTGCCGCGCGACCCTACGAAACCGTGCTTGGAGACGACAAAGTGACCGGCTGGCAGCAAAAACCCGCGACCGCAGTGCTGATTCTGGCAGACGGAACCCGCCTCGAAGGACACGGCATCGGCGCCGAGGGTCATTCGGCCGGCGAGGTCTGCTTCAACACAGCCATGACCGGCTATCAGGAAGTGCTGACCGATCCGTCCTATGCCGGGCAGATCATCACCTTCACCTTCCCGCATATCGGCAATGTCGGCACCAATGACGAGGATATCGAGACGGTCAACATGGCCGCCCTCTCAGGCGTCCGCGGCGTCGTGCTCAAGGCCGACATCACCAATCCGTCCAATTACCGCGCTGCCGAAAAGCTCGACGCCTGGCTCAAGAAGCGCAATATCATCGGCATTGCCGGCATCGACACCCGGGCCCTGACGGCGCGGATTCGTGAACATGGCATGCCCAACGGCGTCATCGCCCATGAGCCCACCGGTCAGTTCGACGAAGGTTCGATCATGGCCGAGCTCAACGCCTTTCCCGGTCTCGAAGGGCTCGACCTCGCCAAGGAAGTCACCACGGCCCAGACCTATCATTGGGACCAGGCCGGCTGGACCTGGAACGAGGGCTACAGCACGCTCGAAAAGCCGGACTTCCACGTCGTTGCCATCGATTATGGCGCCAAGCGCAATATCCTGCGCTGCCTCGCCGATCAGGGCGCCAAGGTGACGGTCGTTCCGGCCACCGCAACCGCTGCCGATGTACTTTCGCACAATCCCGACGCCATCTTCCTGTCCAATGGCCCCGGCGATCCGGCGGCCACCGGTCAATATGCCGTTCCCACGATCCAGAAGCTGATGGACGCGGGAAAGCCCATGTTCGGCATCTGCCTCGGACACCAATTGCTCGGCCTGGCCCTGGGGGGCAAGACCTCCAAGATGCATCAGGGGCACCACGGCGCCAATCATCCGGTCAAGGACCTCACCACCGGCAAGGTCGAGATCACCTCGATGAACCATGGCTTTGCCGTCGATTCCGACA
This region includes:
- a CDS encoding YihY/virulence factor BrkB family protein, with the translated sequence MTELTTPVPTTNADPTSPFRWRRVLWRTIRSMARMEMAMNCAGIAYFGFLSLFPAASAIIILVGLLMPVEFMADMVQKLDGIVPEMVRQTIANQLSNLADQSNTGLGIGLALSLVIAAWSGSRGIAALMFAISRTRSQDEKRSILAAIAMSMLVTFIAGITMIVILALVAGLPAFFGAVPFISADQALILTLRWPLLLVLGVGAIAAFYRYAPDRRFKRAKWIWPGALLATSLWLAACAIFSFYVEQLGNFEATFGSLATAIVLLLWIYNSALIMVLGATFNAELQRETERSRPASA
- a CDS encoding endo-1,4-beta-xylanase codes for the protein MVDQSVPGRWSAERANEWYARQPWLVGANFVPSSASNQLEMWQAETFDPALIERELGWAAELGMNSMRVFLHDLLWAEDAEGFKGQISRYLDIAQAKGIRTMLVLFDSVWNPDVALGKQPEPRPGVHNSQWVQGPGRALADPNQYGRLEGYVEDVVSSFGADERVIVWDVWNEPSNLNGGRFEELENKRALVTDLLPQVFSWARRAAPMQPLTSGVWAGKTLYDDPHARIQIENSDVISFHDYQAPEAFEAKIADLPRDRPLLLTEFMARKPGSTFEGILPIAKREKIACYCWGLVAGRSQTLYPWDSWANPYVEAMPEPWFHDVFHPDGMPYRDDEVALIRQLTR
- a CDS encoding HdeD family acid-resistance protein codes for the protein MAVSSQTKRRFALATALRGVLMLIAGLYAAIWPLEALAVLVLFGGILLLIDGALGLWSLTFGGGKSGNYWFDVVANAASLILGIVILISPFLATVFTVTFLSSLVGIAAIIVGAMQIVVIVRERDSYARIWPVVLSGLSYILLGLVFLLFPLLSASIGMIVGGILLIAFSIGLFGWAWRLYQASKA
- a CDS encoding MFS transporter, which gives rise to MALPVSSGSGALLSLPLLALFLAAFAFGTAEFVIAGVLPDVALGLGVSIPVAGFLVSGYALGIALGGPLLTLATRSMNRKLLVIVLGLGFTFGQALCALAPNFELLMAARVFVSALHGSYFGIAFILATAIVPPERRGFAMALILAGLTVSNILGVPGGTAIGNALGWRATFWAVGALGLVATLIIAIWLPADAGRSAARNGFRREFSALGRQQVFTGILIAILVMIGQYSLFTYIAPLLLTVTGLSTEIIPLILLLYGIGSTIGVFIGGRLADWRLMPSLIAVLAIQVLLFIALFYASADPVLMSIVVVLWGGANFAFGSPLQSRMLMWAADAPNLTSALIPTGFNIGIAIGAILGAALLDAGWNYQYLPLIGAASLAIAVVIASISAIQEKRSGQRPPLAGPAIAV
- a CDS encoding GGDEF domain-containing protein — protein: MLDNASLMVGIAFSSASLMAALLIGWLNSRQESYLVHGASGIGLIVLGVGIMAFRSDQYNLLVTLVPYSLLIIAFTLIYSASRLFRTARPRRWPIWMIGGLSLVALHVSFLLGYSGIGTIVLNLSAGIIMLLCAREYWVGRREAPVALSANTFVYGLTALSFLACAAVLLWEQSWVLTAPADNWAEDFNSIMSLVGLTGIGAITLTLHHARAARRHRDEANTDALTGVLNRRALFARFPEIDTVHRVAVIMFDLDHFKQINDRMGHAHGDLVLQEFAQILKAHLRDRDVIARLGGEEFCAILPGLDQEQARHAAERVRLAFAALDMPIGVEGGVATVSAGLSIGGGTETFSSALSRADDALYKAKHAGRNQVQLATLRLVA
- a CDS encoding GatB/YqeY domain-containing protein codes for the protein MREDISEGLKQALKARDQRRTATLRSINAAIKDRDIANRGEGKGPATNDEILAMVQKMVKQREESFAIYAQAGRADLATVEKEEIDILNEFLPKGLSEEEVAAAITAAIAATGAEGPKDMGKVIAQLKADYPGRIDFGKVSGQVRQALSA
- the carA gene encoding glutamine-hydrolyzing carbamoyl-phosphate synthase small subunit, which produces MTGWQQKPATAVLILADGTRLEGHGIGAEGHSAGEVCFNTAMTGYQEVLTDPSYAGQIITFTFPHIGNVGTNDEDIETVNMAALSGVRGVVLKADITNPSNYRAAEKLDAWLKKRNIIGIAGIDTRALTARIREHGMPNGVIAHEPTGQFDEGSIMAELNAFPGLEGLDLAKEVTTAQTYHWDQAGWTWNEGYSTLEKPDFHVVAIDYGAKRNILRCLADQGAKVTVVPATATAADVLSHNPDAIFLSNGPGDPAATGQYAVPTIQKLMDAGKPMFGICLGHQLLGLALGGKTSKMHQGHHGANHPVKDLTTGKVEITSMNHGFAVDSDSLPAGVTQTHISLFDGSNAGLAVDGKPIFSVQYHPEASPGPKDSHYLFTRFLNHVRKEKGLPERAEYVAPGDAA